Proteins from a genomic interval of Vibrio sp. SS-MA-C1-2:
- the traF gene encoding conjugal transfer protein TraF yields the protein MLKPLLISTLLFSSSLLASDAYINSNDSPGGWHFYVDPKKEEEVKKEKPTPPPPSASPATTSAKPLSSEWIRANWTVFRDAAIDNPSPENIRRLRNLQRVIMDKAQVFSEEFMKDVAQNSMLDETVARPTSSFGIIAHGREAYLAKKPLIEKIGQQAGFWFFYESDCPYCNKQAPLMKSIENMGIKTQAISIDGPALSSGLFADNFIVDRKGKYKELGVSRVPALFLVTHDGEFIIPVSQGILTQNEILEMTFKQSKAAGLITAEEYDSIADVKSMQRYTEFNEENIDVERLSTDPRYFNQLMESGNF from the coding sequence ATGCTGAAACCATTATTAATTTCTACTTTACTATTTTCTTCATCACTATTGGCAAGTGACGCTTACATTAATAGTAATGATTCGCCTGGAGGCTGGCATTTTTATGTCGATCCCAAAAAAGAAGAAGAAGTAAAAAAAGAGAAACCTACCCCACCACCACCATCTGCAAGTCCTGCAACCACATCTGCAAAACCTCTAAGTTCCGAATGGATACGTGCTAATTGGACTGTTTTTCGTGATGCCGCTATAGACAATCCAAGCCCTGAAAATATACGCCGTTTAAGAAATTTGCAGCGCGTTATTATGGATAAAGCACAGGTTTTCTCTGAAGAATTTATGAAGGATGTTGCTCAAAACTCGATGCTGGATGAAACTGTTGCTCGTCCAACTTCGTCGTTCGGTATCATTGCACATGGCCGCGAGGCATATTTAGCTAAAAAGCCACTGATTGAGAAAATTGGTCAACAAGCGGGTTTTTGGTTTTTCTATGAGTCAGATTGTCCATATTGTAATAAACAAGCGCCTCTTATGAAGTCAATCGAGAATATGGGCATTAAAACTCAAGCGATTAGTATCGATGGTCCAGCATTAAGCAGTGGTTTATTTGCCGACAATTTTATTGTTGATAGGAAAGGGAAATATAAAGAACTTGGTGTAAGCCGCGTTCCTGCTTTATTTCTTGTTACGCATGATGGCGAGTTTATTATTCCAGTATCACAAGGCATTTTAACTCAGAACGAAATTTTAGAAATGACGTTTAAGCAGTCAAAAGCGGCAGGCCTTATTACAGCAGAAGAATATGATTCAATCGCTGATGTAAAATCAATGCAGCGTTATACCGAATTTAACGAAGAAAATATCGATGTCGAGCGTCTTTCAACCGATCCACGTTACTTCAATCAGCTCATGGAGAGTGGAAATTTTTAA
- a CDS encoding conjugal transfer protein TraG N-terminal domain-containing protein has translation MEWTIYTLGNFDFTSRIFRAVQMAFDPSTGDFGNANYVLGLGLLLAVLAGALKGIFEKGMPDFGMVIKGYALWLLLFVPRVDVVLEQPTTGNVSFYPDMPIGLAVAGNVSTSIPNAFREIVENLFVLPNSGSSHVNALRALVKTEKAGQGDGSKRTLDTNLGDTDFSTSFVNYMNDCYYEDIRTSAPNTEANPAELYSALDSWAALEITSNAWYTDVKLGTATDGVWKRESCDEAYRLIGTYFTSPHSDFHQMIQANLIRLKTSEVEVKNALVQLGNSSEDALDLATNQFIQYHLYKSANSLPSDDPLRAYLADYQEFQAKNSRIYEQAGAKAMWMEMAPALISIFEGFVWFCAPLISFFVLFGENGIKTSLGYFRFLVLVGLYPVVGVLIDFYLDWSIEQYNSNDIVDGSAFTIGGISTFYTEAQSYIANASFMYTFIPLLAYMMLKGGEYAAVSMANRIGGGQVQAGGLSPNIAPNVSGGSYKIGTHTRTMGEDGSWVGTQSGFSGIGMGSISGISGITSGTTSSTQASHSTMKATSSAINQQLSSLAKVSKSWVEGANSGEAGQTSLSKGQQYIAQVAHQLSKNTGKSYEEAYSTVVNAGVRGMSKIPGLPSFNATTGGQLSEADRKSLNKAISNVNSDSTIIKSDFSLQNTADLRKAFSDGRLNDTAYTNMKQSAQQYNEAKQRIALNSATEQSSNGVNLKFDSNLSAAIGTNNRFAAWYKNLKAEEFGGKDTDKYKEFEQKYLTTLKALNGHEGMTAAQMYIQDVNERQRNIGTMDNKEDRAAAMNKLGGEFREIGTKFGSDHNLVKLGGSLEQMATNLNAQKIDQPKLDQDPFEKDRKNIEQDVRNGGSQVKGSVDHALNGKTVTSVNNQNQAELKTQDEENKNKAEQQGEQQTQEFNQSDAAKRILQTIGSGPQMGEYGMPKAALENATTFINNTQKSLSTTDLENDTSAEPTLSPYSKQVPAVMGLVTDKLNANNVLKNENNPLLTSNSKEATALATTVALSMPGANGEPSILERAINNNIVSDFDKKVGAEMINNSKEIYQQAQDNPKLMAMATAIRDGKITPESAANYYSAREGGFESNTNNPNFFNNAYAGAQIVGDEKLQGRLAPMIGQHAALKDNPTTQLQTGTSYSTFTPDNTAATSIYHEQKNDSKFVDNAITEGQSSFNKENEAEQIKRQTVVTDSLKENGTLSSQQHDLFTQAQVPNAQLSKEQWQTVNGIANQNGIQLTPYQQKRVNLSSAGELPSSFTNNSTLSPVAPQSNDGFKFSTLLGNNPAPTGVATEPNKADGGQSPTRTTGVTPTPQPESVAPTGNASEPKNTDGSQSPTQTTGVTPTPQPESIAPTGNASEPKNTDGGQSPTQTTGVTPTPQPESIAPTGNASAPKNTDGGQSPTQTTGVTPTPQPESIAPTGNASEPKNTDGGQSPTQTTGVTPTPQPESVAPNGNASEPKNTDGGQSPTQTTGVTPTPQPESIAPTGNASAPKNTDGGQSPTQTTGVTPTPQPESIAPTGNASEPKNTDGGQSPTQTTGVTPTPQPESVAPNGNASEPKNTDGGQSPTQTTGVTPTPQPESIAPTGNASEPKNTDGGQSPTQTTGVTPTPQPESIAPTGNAFEPKNTDGGQSPTQTTGVTPTPQPESIAPTGNASESKNTDGGQSPTQTTGVTPTPQPESIAPTGNASEPKNTDGGQSPTQTTGVTPTPQPESVAPNGNVESAQPANTTEQNIDSVSNPISISQNSSELVNQEQTRQLEQAKNGGMDNQTAQLFEMTQNAGVANLTNNEWKELGDAALSNNIQLNSYQQSEVDRVNQDVKYEVPTELSAVDAMISGPNAMDGSLDVFSTEGDRADLHWDGTASPLDIDSDVLKK, from the coding sequence ATGGAATGGACTATTTACACGCTTGGTAATTTCGATTTTACTTCACGCATATTTCGTGCTGTTCAGATGGCATTTGATCCATCTACGGGTGACTTTGGTAATGCTAACTATGTACTTGGTCTAGGATTATTACTTGCTGTTCTGGCTGGCGCATTGAAAGGTATTTTCGAGAAAGGAATGCCAGATTTTGGGATGGTCATTAAAGGCTACGCGCTCTGGTTACTCTTATTTGTACCAAGGGTGGATGTGGTCTTAGAGCAGCCAACGACAGGTAATGTGTCCTTTTATCCTGATATGCCTATTGGCCTTGCTGTAGCTGGCAATGTATCGACTTCGATTCCTAACGCCTTTCGTGAAATCGTTGAAAATCTCTTTGTCTTACCAAATTCAGGAAGCAGTCATGTTAATGCACTCCGCGCTTTGGTTAAGACTGAAAAAGCAGGGCAAGGTGACGGCTCCAAGAGGACATTAGATACCAACTTGGGTGATACTGACTTTTCTACATCATTCGTTAACTACATGAACGACTGTTATTATGAGGATATTCGCACTTCAGCTCCAAATACTGAAGCAAATCCCGCTGAACTATACTCGGCATTGGATTCGTGGGCAGCCTTAGAAATCACCTCAAACGCATGGTATACAGATGTAAAATTAGGTACAGCTACAGATGGCGTTTGGAAAAGAGAAAGTTGTGATGAAGCATATAGATTAATTGGAACATACTTCACTAGTCCACATTCAGATTTTCATCAAATGATTCAAGCGAACCTTATTCGTTTAAAAACGTCTGAAGTTGAAGTAAAAAATGCATTGGTCCAATTGGGAAATTCCTCAGAGGATGCACTCGATTTAGCAACCAACCAGTTTATTCAATACCATCTTTATAAGTCTGCTAACAGTCTGCCTAGCGATGATCCACTAAGAGCTTATCTTGCTGATTATCAAGAATTCCAAGCTAAAAACTCTCGAATTTATGAACAAGCTGGTGCAAAAGCGATGTGGATGGAAATGGCACCTGCTCTTATCTCTATTTTTGAAGGGTTTGTCTGGTTTTGTGCGCCATTAATCAGCTTCTTTGTCCTATTCGGAGAAAATGGCATTAAAACCTCGTTGGGATATTTCCGTTTTCTTGTCTTAGTTGGTCTGTATCCTGTGGTCGGTGTCTTAATCGATTTTTATCTAGATTGGTCAATTGAGCAATATAACTCAAATGATATTGTTGATGGCTCAGCCTTTACCATTGGAGGGATTTCTACATTTTATACGGAAGCTCAAAGCTACATTGCTAATGCGTCGTTCATGTACACATTCATCCCACTACTGGCTTATATGATGTTGAAAGGCGGCGAATACGCGGCTGTTTCAATGGCTAATCGCATAGGCGGTGGCCAAGTACAAGCAGGTGGTTTATCACCAAATATTGCACCAAACGTATCTGGCGGCTCATATAAGATTGGTACGCACACTCGCACGATGGGTGAAGATGGCTCTTGGGTAGGTACTCAATCTGGTTTTTCAGGTATCGGTATGGGTTCAATTTCGGGTATCAGTGGGATCACTTCTGGTACAACCAGCTCTACTCAAGCTAGCCATTCGACAATGAAAGCGACGAGTTCTGCAATTAATCAGCAATTGTCTAGTTTAGCCAAAGTTTCAAAAAGCTGGGTAGAAGGTGCAAACAGTGGCGAAGCGGGTCAAACGTCATTATCTAAAGGACAACAATATATCGCTCAAGTTGCCCATCAATTATCTAAAAATACAGGTAAGTCTTATGAAGAAGCCTATAGCACGGTTGTAAACGCAGGTGTTAGAGGCATGAGTAAGATCCCTGGTCTGCCGAGCTTTAATGCAACAACAGGCGGCCAGTTATCTGAAGCCGATAGAAAGTCACTGAACAAGGCCATTTCTAATGTTAATAGTGATTCAACAATCATAAAAAGTGACTTTTCTCTCCAGAATACTGCTGATTTAAGAAAGGCTTTTAGTGATGGTCGCCTTAATGACACGGCTTATACCAACATGAAACAATCAGCTCAACAGTATAATGAGGCTAAACAACGCATTGCGCTTAACAGTGCCACCGAGCAAAGTAGCAATGGAGTAAACTTAAAATTTGACTCTAACTTATCTGCCGCCATCGGAACGAACAACCGATTTGCAGCTTGGTATAAAAACCTAAAAGCAGAGGAGTTTGGTGGTAAAGATACTGACAAATACAAAGAGTTTGAACAAAAATATTTAACAACACTAAAAGCATTGAATGGCCATGAGGGTATGACTGCCGCCCAGATGTATATTCAGGATGTCAATGAGCGTCAACGTAATATTGGCACAATGGATAATAAAGAAGATCGTGCGGCTGCAATGAATAAACTCGGTGGAGAGTTTAGAGAAATCGGCACGAAGTTTGGTAGCGATCATAACTTAGTAAAACTCGGTGGTAGCTTAGAACAGATGGCCACTAACTTAAATGCACAAAAAATTGATCAACCCAAACTTGATCAAGATCCATTTGAGAAAGACCGTAAAAATATTGAACAGGACGTTAGAAATGGCGGTTCACAAGTTAAGGGAAGTGTTGATCATGCTCTCAATGGTAAAACTGTTACCAGCGTGAACAATCAAAATCAGGCTGAACTTAAAACACAAGACGAAGAAAATAAGAACAAAGCTGAACAGCAAGGCGAACAGCAAACTCAAGAGTTTAATCAGAGTGACGCCGCCAAACGGATTCTGCAAACGATTGGCTCTGGACCACAAATGGGTGAGTATGGTATGCCTAAAGCTGCACTTGAAAATGCGACTACGTTTATCAATAACACTCAAAAATCATTATCTACAACAGACTTAGAGAATGATACGTCAGCAGAACCTACGTTATCACCATATTCTAAACAAGTACCCGCTGTAATGGGCTTGGTTACAGATAAACTCAATGCAAATAACGTACTGAAAAATGAAAATAATCCTCTGTTAACATCTAATTCTAAAGAAGCTACGGCCTTAGCAACAACAGTTGCCCTATCAATGCCTGGAGCAAATGGAGAGCCTTCTATTTTAGAACGAGCGATTAATAATAATATCGTTTCTGACTTTGATAAAAAGGTAGGTGCTGAAATGATAAATAACAGTAAAGAAATTTATCAGCAAGCACAAGATAATCCAAAACTGATGGCGATGGCCACAGCGATTCGTGATGGAAAAATCACACCGGAATCTGCCGCTAATTATTATTCTGCAAGAGAAGGAGGTTTTGAAAGTAATACTAATAATCCTAACTTCTTCAATAATGCATATGCAGGCGCGCAGATTGTTGGAGATGAAAAATTACAAGGCCGACTAGCTCCAATGATCGGCCAACATGCTGCATTAAAAGATAATCCAACTACGCAACTACAAACAGGGACAAGTTACTCTACATTTACGCCTGATAATACAGCAGCAACATCGATATATCATGAACAAAAAAATGATAGTAAATTTGTAGATAACGCGATTACAGAAGGACAATCTTCATTTAATAAAGAAAATGAAGCAGAGCAAATCAAGCGTCAGACTGTAGTTACAGATAGCTTAAAAGAAAATGGTACACTGAGCAGTCAACAACACGATTTATTTACTCAAGCTCAAGTTCCTAATGCGCAGCTTTCTAAAGAGCAGTGGCAGACCGTTAATGGAATAGCTAACCAAAACGGTATCCAATTAACGCCTTACCAACAGAAGCGAGTTAATTTAAGCTCCGCTGGTGAGTTACCAAGCTCATTTACCAATAATTCAACATTGAGTCCAGTTGCACCACAAAGTAATGATGGGTTTAAGTTTTCCACATTACTCGGTAATAATCCAGCACCAACAGGTGTAGCAACCGAACCGAATAAAGCTGATGGTGGTCAATCACCAACCCGAACAACAGGGGTTACACCAACACCACAACCTGAAAGTGTTGCGCCTACTGGCAATGCCTCTGAGCCCAAAAATACTGATGGTAGTCAGTCGCCAACTCAAACAACAGGGGTTACACCAACGCCACAACCTGAAAGTATTGCGCCAACTGGCAATGCCTCTGAGCCCAAAAATACTGATGGTGGTCAGTCGCCAACTCAAACAACAGGTGTTACACCAACGCCACAACCTGAAAGTATTGCGCCAACTGGCAATGCCTCTGCGCCCAAAAATACTGATGGTGGTCAGTCGCCAACTCAAACAACAGGTGTTACACCAACGCCACAACCTGAAAGTATTGCGCCTACTGGCAATGCCTCTGAGCCCAAAAATACTGATGGTGGTCAGTCGCCAACTCAAACAACAGGGGTTACACCAACGCCACAACCTGAAAGTGTTGCGCCAAATGGCAATGCCTCTGAGCCCAAAAATACTGATGGTGGTCAGTCGCCAACTCAAACAACAGGGGTTACACCAACGCCACAACCTGAAAGTATTGCGCCAACTGGCAATGCCTCTGCGCCCAAAAATACTGATGGTGGTCAGTCGCCAACTCAAACAACAGGTGTTACACCAACGCCACAACCTGAAAGTATTGCGCCTACTGGCAATGCCTCTGAGCCCAAAAATACTGATGGTGGTCAGTCGCCAACTCAAACAACAGGGGTTACACCAACGCCACAACCTGAAAGTGTTGCGCCAAATGGCAATGCCTCTGAGCCCAAAAATACTGATGGTGGTCAGTCGCCAACTCAAACAACAGGGGTTACACCAACGCCACAACCTGAAAGTATTGCGCCAACTGGCAATGCCTCTGAGCCCAAAAATACTGATGGTGGTCAGTCGCCAACTCAAACAACAGGGGTTACACCAACGCCACAACCTGAAAGTATTGCGCCAACTGGCAATGCCTTTGAGCCCAAAAATACTGATGGTGGTCAGTCGCCAACTCAAACAACAGGGGTTACACCAACGCCACAACCTGAAAGTATTGCGCCAACTGGCAATGCCTCTGAGTCCAAAAATACTGATGGTGGTCAGTCGCCAACTCAAACAACAGGTGTTACACCAACGCCACAACCTGAAAGTATTGCGCCAACTGGCAATGCCTCTGAGCCCAAAAATACTGATGGTGGTCAGTCGCCAACTCAAACAACAGGTGTTACACCAACGCCACAACCTGAAAGTGTTGCGCCAAATGGCAATGTTGAAAGTGCGCAGCCCGCTAATACGACAGAACAAAATATTGATTCTGTGAGTAATCCAATTTCTATTAGTCAAAATTCGTCAGAGCTAGTAAATCAAGAACAGACTCGACAGTTAGAACAAGCCAAAAATGGCGGAATGGATAACCAAACTGCACAGTTATTTGAAATGACTCAAAACGCTGGTGTGGCTAACTTAACCAATAATGAGTGGAAAGAGCTTGGTGATGCAGCTCTTTCGAATAACATTCAGTTAAACAGCTATCAGCAGTCAGAAGTTGACCGAGTTAACCAAGACGTAAAGTATGAAGTACCAACAGAGTTATCCGCTGTCGATGCGATGATATCAGGTCCAAACGCAATGGATGGGTCACTAGATGTATTTAGCACAGAAGGTGATAGAGCCGATCTTCATTGGGATGGTACAGCCTCACCATTGGATATTGATTCCGATGTATTGAAGAAATAG
- a CDS encoding conjugal transfer protein TraH produces the protein MFNKILTIILSAMFSIGILSVANAGSPLKDVFDSYSVSHGMTTIETQKRTGVVFGSANIRFKGTEEELFNFQTPSISAGCNGIDMQLGAFSAIKDLSGQLQNAMRQIAAGAASYAFMLAIDSLCAQCSSLMQALKKKLDQLSQFFKNACEAGSKFMENVATEHGIEEKIKSNAAVTAVNEGLEDDVSSWVNKIPSMGIADMMDFITPDGIPNEDLEIYFGNVIYNAFDMANIKDTTTIGGGDWKYFELIQSITGTYIAPKGLDKYDIYSYPSQVSLSELAYGKPNGKPFTYWDCNNNTDCDEVTKVEKTNWKSLSHHICLTIMGLSSTASECVTPGDANLISVYKDGGRSKTLTSDQVALLSVSTINVYGMMRHFAVKGYKMEQLSGAVEYLSQLIAYEYARALAVDVQTQLMNAHHSAKNQNADVTDNIQKLLNTLNTQLAELNSTYKTRIEGHPNHEAVSEVVGDIMNHNTFYR, from the coding sequence ATGTTCAATAAAATTTTAACAATTATTCTCTCCGCCATGTTCAGTATTGGCATTTTATCGGTTGCAAATGCAGGTAGTCCTCTTAAAGATGTCTTTGATAGTTACTCTGTTAGTCATGGCATGACAACGATTGAAACTCAAAAACGAACGGGTGTTGTCTTTGGTTCAGCCAACATTCGCTTCAAAGGCACAGAAGAAGAACTTTTCAACTTCCAAACCCCTTCAATATCGGCAGGTTGTAACGGAATCGACATGCAGCTCGGCGCATTTTCTGCTATCAAAGACCTCTCAGGACAACTACAGAATGCTATGCGGCAAATTGCCGCTGGTGCCGCATCATACGCCTTCATGTTAGCAATAGACTCACTTTGTGCCCAGTGTAGCTCACTAATGCAAGCATTAAAGAAAAAATTAGACCAACTTTCTCAGTTCTTTAAAAATGCGTGTGAAGCAGGAAGTAAGTTTATGGAAAATGTGGCCACGGAGCATGGTATAGAAGAAAAAATCAAATCCAATGCAGCAGTGACAGCCGTAAATGAAGGTCTAGAAGATGACGTTAGTTCTTGGGTTAACAAAATTCCTTCAATGGGCATCGCGGATATGATGGACTTCATCACGCCAGATGGCATACCTAATGAAGATTTAGAGATCTATTTTGGTAATGTCATTTACAATGCGTTCGACATGGCAAACATCAAAGATACCACAACCATTGGTGGTGGTGATTGGAAATACTTTGAGTTAATTCAATCAATCACGGGGACTTATATCGCACCTAAAGGGCTGGACAAATATGATATCTATAGCTACCCGAGTCAAGTTTCACTGTCTGAGCTGGCCTACGGTAAGCCAAATGGAAAACCTTTCACTTACTGGGATTGCAATAATAACACTGATTGTGATGAAGTGACCAAAGTTGAAAAGACTAACTGGAAATCACTCTCTCACCATATTTGTTTAACGATCATGGGACTGAGTTCAACCGCAAGTGAATGCGTCACGCCTGGTGATGCAAACCTGATTTCTGTTTATAAAGATGGTGGAAGAAGTAAAACCCTCACATCAGATCAAGTCGCTCTGCTATCCGTATCTACTATTAATGTGTACGGCATGATGCGTCACTTTGCTGTTAAAGGTTACAAAATGGAGCAACTAAGTGGCGCGGTAGAATATCTCTCACAATTAATTGCGTATGAGTATGCAAGAGCACTCGCTGTTGATGTGCAAACTCAGTTAATGAATGCGCATCACTCGGCTAAAAACCAAAATGCAGATGTCACAGACAATATCCAAAAGTTACTAAATACACTAAACACCCAACTCGCAGAGTTAAATTCGACCTATAAAACTCGCATTGAAGGTCATCCAAATCACGAAGCGGTATCTGAAGTTGTCGGTGACATCATGAACCATAATACGTTTTATAGATAA
- a CDS encoding FlhC family transcriptional regulator, with protein sequence MKLMCESTKFFVHNQETSLELVRLGASKTTITALFDTCTKVVKNEIVARNRASGKKHTRVTWRVNFLSVSNIHSYKGAALFYLCYLREIGQNEIPSNIDPVSVLHAYKTFLRTFTEERALKHFPVDRAVEILTKVRDNSIKLVQCKNEDCRCSYIVPSELDQTTCPFCRKRNRESDLC encoded by the coding sequence ATGAAACTCATGTGTGAATCAACCAAATTCTTCGTACATAACCAAGAAACTTCATTAGAATTAGTCAGACTTGGGGCATCAAAAACAACAATCACCGCGCTTTTTGATACATGTACAAAAGTCGTTAAAAATGAAATTGTAGCTCGAAACAGAGCGTCTGGAAAAAAGCACACTCGCGTAACGTGGCGAGTAAACTTCCTATCTGTATCTAACATTCACTCTTATAAAGGTGCAGCACTATTCTATCTTTGCTACCTGAGAGAAATTGGTCAAAATGAAATCCCATCCAATATAGATCCTGTCTCTGTACTTCATGCTTATAAAACATTTTTACGCACGTTCACGGAAGAAAGAGCACTAAAGCACTTTCCAGTAGACCGTGCTGTTGAAATACTCACTAAAGTCCGAGATAACTCAATTAAATTAGTTCAGTGCAAAAATGAAGACTGTCGATGTTCTTATATAGTACCAAGTGAACTTGATCAAACGACTTGTCCGTTTTGTCGTAAGCGTAACAGGGAGTCGGATCTATGCTGA
- a CDS encoding ParM/StbA family protein, which translates to MSNKVSLVGCAVDIGFGTTAIGYNIKPTSSEIKFNLFPSRTVRTNKNRSLELSSGMLEKRESVFVKVNGTEYEVGPSVSSITNPDEVRSLNCEFTSSDKYLALFYGALSLQDADTINILVAGLPLNALGKVNKVESLLFGHHQIGERNINIEKVKVFAQPLGALIHHAKCIAQEQGITDPLSVIADKKRLIIDQGYGTFDFLTTIGLTADDKRSSAVNLGHNKTIYAISEHLTSHFDIDIPFDLIDQAFHTGKLEVFGQSYDFPTSTNNEFDVMPIINSHCDDCIEALKNKVGNAVDISEILVSGGPAKFFVKPLIKAFPRHNITLVNQHHIAVTLGFSELTKVLLQTMQKG; encoded by the coding sequence ATGAGTAATAAAGTATCTCTCGTAGGATGTGCCGTAGATATTGGTTTTGGTACAACAGCAATCGGCTACAATATAAAACCAACGTCCTCAGAAATTAAATTTAATTTATTCCCAAGTAGGACAGTACGCACCAATAAAAATAGGAGCCTTGAACTATCAAGCGGAATGTTAGAAAAAAGAGAATCAGTATTCGTAAAGGTAAATGGAACTGAATACGAGGTCGGCCCAAGCGTTTCCTCAATTACCAACCCAGACGAGGTTCGCTCACTTAATTGCGAGTTCACATCATCGGATAAATACCTTGCATTATTCTATGGTGCATTGAGCCTGCAAGATGCTGACACGATCAATATCTTGGTTGCTGGACTGCCACTCAATGCCCTTGGAAAAGTAAATAAGGTGGAATCACTTCTATTTGGTCATCATCAAATTGGCGAGAGAAATATTAATATTGAAAAAGTGAAGGTATTTGCACAACCGCTTGGTGCGCTTATTCATCACGCAAAGTGTATTGCACAAGAGCAAGGAATAACTGACCCGCTTTCCGTCATTGCAGATAAAAAACGACTTATTATTGATCAAGGGTATGGCACGTTCGATTTTCTAACAACCATAGGTTTAACCGCTGACGATAAACGCTCATCGGCAGTCAATCTCGGCCATAATAAAACGATTTATGCGATATCAGAGCATCTAACTTCACATTTCGACATAGACATTCCGTTCGATCTCATTGATCAAGCTTTTCATACAGGAAAACTAGAAGTGTTTGGTCAGAGTTATGACTTCCCGACATCTACTAATAATGAGTTTGATGTGATGCCAATCATAAACTCTCACTGTGATGATTGTATCGAAGCACTAAAAAATAAAGTAGGTAATGCCGTCGATATTTCAGAAATTTTGGTATCGGGTGGACCTGCAAAATTTTTCGTTAAGCCACTCATAAAAGCGTTTCCGAGACACAATATTACGTTAGTCAATCAACACCATATTGCTGTTACACTCGGTTTCTCAGAGTTAACAAAGGTATTATTGCAGACAATGCAAAAGGGGTGA